One Brassica napus cultivar Da-Ae chromosome A5, Da-Ae, whole genome shotgun sequence DNA window includes the following coding sequences:
- the LOC106453254 gene encoding pre-rRNA-processing protein ESF1: MGSKRKKGDDGGEKGEEMITDSRFSKAHTDPRFRRLPRRESKVTIDSRFKGVLTDKASAPVDKRGKRRRRGSAKDSLKEYYRIEEDDKKKKKQKRKEESEDEDDDESEGEEKLIALEAEARLRKSEEQSIEEEESDEDKSGKKKILPLELASSDKESDDENSESEDNEEDVSEEEEVDTDVDDEDMYDDDEPEVAEEEIASIEKETHRLAIVNMDWKHVTAKDLYVVFNSFLPKDGRLLSVAVYPSEFGLERMKEEEIHGPAIGGDKENEDNSDDDEEEDKDVINESIRDYEKSRLRYYFAVAECDSSATADHLYKSCDGIEFERSSNKLDLRFIPDSMEFKHPPRDIATEAPAAYQGLDFQSRALQMSKVNFTWDEDEPHRVRTLNQRFNPDQLAELELKEFLASDESESDDDDGGDDDEGKRKEKYLALMESGDVDSDKDEDEENDQDMVVEFNTGLEDLSNKFREKKEEKPETVWDAQLRKMREKKKARRMQKKDEDDDDSSDDDDDDSSSDDEDDYNDDDHKKKKKKKMMKNKKKKGLEEKLAAEERSRAELELILADENGGDGKGLKGYNIKRKSKKRSKEMAEDKIPSADPEDSRFSAAIMDPNYALDPTNPQFKRSATYVKQLTQKQKEDPRNQEEQVKDVETKKASATEGTEGSSKKRSFAESATVKSLKLKMQQKGSEKKKEGTTDLAQRLKKKAKALSNK; this comes from the exons ATGGGTTCGAAGCGAAAGAAGGGAGACGACGGCggagagaaaggagaagaaatGATTACGGATTCGAGGTTCTCCAAGGCCCACACTGACCCCAGATTCCGTAGGCTTCCCAGGCGTGAATCCAAAGTCACCATCGACTCTCGTTTCAAAGGTGTCCTCACCGATAAAGCTTCTGCTCCGGTTGATAAGCGTGGGAAGCGTAGAAGACGAGGAAGTGCCAAGGATTCTCTTAAAGAGTATTACCGTATCGAAGAAGacgataagaagaagaagaagcaaaagaggaaggaggagagcgaagatgaggatgatgatgagagCGAGGGTGAAGAAAAGTTGATTGCTTTGGAAGCTGAGGCCAGGCTGAGGAAATCTGAGGAACAATCTATCGAGGAGGAGGAGTCTGATGAAGATAAGAGTGGGAAGAAGAAGATTCTTCCTTTAGAGTTGGCTTCTTCTGATAAAGAATCTGATGATGAGAACTCAGAGTCTGAAGACAATGAGGAAGATGTttcggaagaagaagaggtggaTACTGACGTGGACGATGAAGATATGTATGATGACGATGAACCCGAAGTTGCT GAAGAGGAGATAGCGAGTATCGAGAAAGAAACTCACAGACTCGCTATTGTCAACATGGACTGGAAACATGTCACT GCCAAAGACTTGTACGTtgttttcaattcgtttctcccgaaagatggTCGCCTTTTGTCAGTTGCGGTCTATCCATCAGAGTTTGGGCTTGAGCGAAtgaaagaggaggaaatccATGGCCCGGCAATTGGTGGAGACAAGGAGAATGAAGATaacagtgatgatgatgaagaggagGATAAGGACGTCATCAATGAGAGTATACGTGATTACGAAAAAAGCAGATTGAG GTACTATTTTGCTGTTGCGGAATGTGATTCCAGTGCCACTGCTGATCACTTGTACAAATCATGTGATGGTATCGAGTTTGAGAGATCCTCTAACAAGCTCGACTTAAGATTCATTCCTGATTCCATGGAATTCAAACATCCACCTCGTGACATTGCCACCGAG gcACCTGCTGCTTATCAAGGTTTAGATTTTCAAAGCCGAGCACTGCAGATGAGTAAGGTTAATTTTACTTGGGATGAAGATGAGCCGCACCGTGTGAGGACCTTAAACCAGAGATTCAACCCTGATCAG TTGGCAGAACTTGAGCTGAAGGAGTTTTTAGCTTCTGATGAGAGTgaatctgatgatgatgatggtggtgatgatgatgaggggaaaagaaaagaaaagtaccTAGCTTTAATGGAATCCGGAGATGTTGATTCTGATAAAGACGAGGATGAGGAGAATGACCAGGACATGGTAGTAGAATTCAATACGGGGTTAGAAGATCTGAGTAACAAATTTcgtgaaaagaaagaagagaagccaGAAACGGTCTGGGACGCACAACTTAGGAAGATGcgggagaagaagaaagctagGAGGATGCAAAAGAaggatgaggatgatgatgattcttcagatgatgatgatgatgattcttcttcagatgatgaagACGACTACAACGATGATgatcataagaagaagaagaagaagaagatgatgaagaataagaagaagaagggtttaGAGGAGAAATTAGCAGCGGAAGAAAGAAGCAGAGCGGAGCTCGAGTTGATACTGGCTGATGAGAATGGAGGAGACGGCAAAGGTCTAAAAGGATAtaatattaaaaggaaaagTAAAAAGAGAAGTAAAGAGATGGCAGAAGATAAGATACCTTCAGCTGATCCTGAAGATTCAAGATTCTCAGCTGCAATCATGGATCCTAACTATGCTCTAGACCCTACGAATCCACAGTTTAAAAG GAGTGCGACTTATGTTAAGCAATTAACTCAGAAGCAAAAGGAAGATCCAAGAAACCAAGAAGAGCAAGTGAAAGATGTGGAGACAAAGAAGGCCTCTGCTACAGAGGGCACGGAGGGATCTTCTAAGAAAAGGAGTTTTGCAGAGTCTGCTACTGTCAAGTCGTTGAAGCTCAAGATGCAGCAGAAGGGTtctgagaagaagaaagaagggaCTACCGACTTGGCTCAGCGACTGAAGAAGAAAGCCAAAGCTTTATCAAACAAATAA
- the LOC125609193 gene encoding uncharacterized protein At5g19025-like has product MVYLHSSISVCNPVDQAMPTRKLNATSSPPPTTCSSFPVCEGSHSAAIDVLLLIAVITSCGFLFFPYAKLIALASFSIFSDISVLVKQEILHNPIVYGSLALSVFCAAVSAWLVVLLCTMHRCGKPNCKGLRKAVEFDIQIETEDCIKSSSNSNGKKGRVELPRVHHRELEAELKKMAPPNGRAVLVFRARCGCSVRRLVVSGPKKQQRKIKK; this is encoded by the coding sequence ATGGTATATTTGCATAGCTCAATCTCGGTCTGCAACCCCGTCGACCAAGCTATGCCCACCCGTAAACTCAACGCCACCTCATCACCACCCCCCACCACCTGCTCCAGCTTCCCCGTCTGCGAAGGCTCCCACTCCGCCGCCATCGACGTCCTCCTCCTTATCGCCGTCATCACATCCTGCGGCTTCCTCTTCTTCCCTTACGCCAAGCTCATCGCCCTCGCCTCCTTCTCCATCTTCTCCGACATTTCCGTCTTGGTCAAGCAGGAGATTCTGCACAACCCTATAGTGTACGGTTCGCTGGCTCTGAGCGTCTTCTGCGCCGCCGTCTCCGCTTGGCTCGTCGTACTCTTGTGCACGATGCACAGGTGCGGGAAGCCGAATTGTAAAGGGCTGAGGAAAGCGGTTGAGTTTGATATTCAGATTGAGACTGAGGATTGCATCAAGAGCAGCTCAAATAGTAATGGGAAGAAGGGGAGGGTTGAGCTGCCTCGTGTCCATCACCGTGAGTTGGAAGCTGAGCTGAAGAAGATGGCGCCTCCTAATGGGAGGGCCGTGCTGGTTTTTAGAGCCAGGTGTGGTTGTTCTGTTAGGAGATTAGTTGTTTCGGGGCCCAAGAAACAGCAGCGGAAGATCAAGAAgtga
- the LOC106453257 gene encoding starch synthase 2, chloroplastic/amyloplastic has protein sequence MASVAESSLPLLCQIKSQRRVTSSTLRNSSLVRVSPPHFASGSLSFRRRSFVLGHRWKFARCVEATGPDSSGSPSGDDEQEDALQATIDKSKKVLDMQRNLLHQIAERRKLVSSIKESTPNLVDGKPSAKEDANTADAAKNDKMDGDGNGSVSSSSYVKSSLNKEPEATTPLKSSKQSSPSAKSPEKEKPSGVANNGKPWSSVVASSVDPPYKPSSTVTSSKKTSDPVTSSVNPSKSPAGAFWSDPLPSYLTKTPETPSIKTEEYMETKEEMAHEEASSDTDEPSKDEEQPPPLAGANVMNVILVAAECAPFSKTGGLGDVAGALPKALARRGHRVMVVVPRYAEYEEAKDVGVRKRYKVAGQDMEVMYFHAYIDGVDFVFIDSPVFRHLSSNIYGGHRLDILKRMVLFCKAAVEVPWYVPCGGVCYGDGNLAFIANDWHTALLPVYLKAYYRDHGLMKYTRSVLVIHNIAHQGRGPVDDFSYVDLPGHYLDSFKLYDPVGGEHFNIFAAGLKAADRVLTVSHGYSWEVKTLEGGWGLHNIISENDWKFRGIVNGIDTKEWNPKFDLHLHSDDYTNYSLETLQIGKPQCKAALQKELGLPVRPDVPLIGFIGRLDHQKGVDLIAEAVPWMMSQDVQLVMLGTGRPDLEEVLRQMEHQYRDKARGWVGFSVKTAHRITAGADILLMPSRFEPCGLNQLYAMNYGTIPVVHAVGGLRDTVQQFDPYSETGLGWTFDSAEAGKLIHALGNCLLTYREYKESWEGLQRRGMTQDLSWDNAAEKYEEVLVAAKYQW, from the exons ATGGCATCAGTTGCTGAGAGCTCTCTCCCTCTTCTCTGTCAAATCAAGAGTCAGCGTCGCGTCACTTCCTCTACGCTGAGGAATTCGAGTCTTGTCCGAGTTTCTCCTCCTCATTTCGCTTCTGGGTCGCTTTCATTTCGTCGCCGGAGCTTCGTCCTCGGACACCGATGGAAGTTTGCGAGGTGCGTGGAAGCTACGGGGCCAGATTCTTCTGGATCTCCCAGTGGAGATGATGAGCAGGAGGATGCGCTTCAAGCTACCATCGACAAGAGCAAGAAGGTTCTTGATATGCAAAGAAACCTTCTTCACCAG ATTGCTGAAAGGAGGAAGCTGGTCTCATCTATAAAAGAGAGCACTCCTAACTTGGTTGATGGCAAACCTTCTGCTAAAGAAGATGCAAATACTGCTGATGCAGCTAAGAATGATAAGATGGATGGAGACGGCAACGGTAGTGTTAGCTCAAGCAGCTATGTCAAGTCATCTCTGAACAAAGAACCAGAAGCTACCACGCCCCTGAAGAGCAGCAAACAAAGCTCACCATCTGCAAAATCTCCTGAGAAAGAGAAACCATCCGGTGTAGCCAATAATGGGAAACCTTGGTCTAGCGTAGTAGCCTCCAGTGTAGATCCTCCTTATAAACCATCCTCTACTGTAACCTCCTCGAAGAAAACTTCTGATCCTGTAACTTCCTCTGTAAATCCGAGCAAATCTCCCGCTGGTGCATTTTGGTCAGATCCATTACCGTCTTACCTGACTAAAACACCTGAAACACCAAGTATAAAGACAGAGGAGTACATGGAAACAAAAGAGGAAATGGCACATGAAGAAGCCAGTAGTGATACTGATGAACCTTCGAAGGACGAAGAGCAGCCGCCTCCACTGGCTGGAGCAAATGTCATGAATGTGATATTGGTAGCTGCAGAGTGTGCTCCATTTTCCAAAACAG GTGGCCTCGGAGATGTAGCTGGCGCTTTGCCAAAGGCTTTGGCTCGGCGTGGACATAGGGTTATG GTTGTGGTTCCTCGGTATGCAGAGTATGAAGAAGCTAAAGATGTTGGGGTGCGGAAGAGATATAAGGTGGCCGGGCAG GATATGGAAGTAATGTACTTCCATGCATATATTGATGGTGTGGATTTTGTTTTCATCGATAGCCCTGTGTTTCGGCATCTGAGTAGTAATATTTACGGTGGACATCGACTC GATATCTTAAAGCGGATGGTTTTATTTTGCAAAGCCGCTGTTGAG GTTCCTTGGTATGTTCCTTGTGGAGGTGTTTGTTATGGAGATGGAAATTTGGCTTTTATAGCAAATGATTGGCACACTGCTTTGCTGCCTGTCTACTTGAAAGCCTATTACCGAGATCACGGATTAATGAAATACACACGTTCTGTTCTTGTAATCCATAACATTGCTCACCAG GGTCGAGGACCGGTAGATGATTTCTCATACGTGGATTTACCGGGCCATTACTTGGATAGCTTCAAGCTGTATGACCCTGTGGGAGGTGAGCACTTCAACATCTTCGCAGCTGGTCTTAAAGCTGCGGATAGAGTTCTCACTGTTAGCCATGGATATTCCTGGGAGGTTAAGACCTTAGAAGGAGGCTGGGGTCTTCACAACATCATAAGCGAAAACGACTGGAAGTTTAGAGGCATTGTGAACGGTATCGATACAAAAGAATGGAACCCCAAATTTGATCTTCACCTGCACTCTGATGACTACACAAACTATTCCTTGGAGACTCTTCAAATTGGTAAACCCCAATGTAAAGCTGCGTTACAGAAAGAGCTCGGCTTACCCGTTCGACCTGACGTTCCCCTGATCGGTTTTATTGGAAGATTGGATCACCAGAAAGGTGTTGATTTGATAGCTGAGGCGGTTCCATGGATGATGAGCCAGGATGTTCAGCTGGTTATGTTAGGCACAGGGAGACCGGATCTTGAAGAAGTCCTCAGACAGATGGAGCACCAGTACAGGGATAAAGCAAGGGGATGGGTTGGTTTCTCGGTTAAAACAGCTCACAGGATAACAGCTGGTGCAGACATTTTGCTGATGCCTTCGAGGTTCGAACCGTGCGGTCTAAACCAGCTTTACGCAATGAACTATGGAACCATTCCGGTGGTCCATGCAGTGGGAGGGTTGAGGGATACGGTTCAACAGTTTGACCCGTATAGTGAAACTGGTCTTGGATGGACATTTGATAGCGCGGAAGCAGGTAAGCTGATTCATGCTTTAGGGAACTGTTTGTTGACGTATAGAGAGTATAAGGAGAGTTGGGAAGGGCTTCAGAGAAGAGGGATGACACAAGATTTGAGCTGGGATAATGCTGCAGAGAAGTATGAAGAAGTTCTTGTTGCTGCTAAGTATCAATGGTGa